From the genome of Halarsenatibacter silvermanii, one region includes:
- a CDS encoding LCP family protein has translation MNRLQELTRKHWILIAAAVFFFAVGLFFGSSFNSNLTSAENNPFTSSRVNLLISGYDTDHHGISRTDAMMVVSIDPEKEDMSIVSVPRDSRVNIPDRGINKANSAYAFGGIDLTIETLESLLKIPIDYYVNLDFQGFVSVVDAIGGVEIEIEQRMEYQDEAGNLHINFEPGKKTLDGEEALEYVRFREPARGDIGRINRQQKFVRAVLQRVSRPGIVFDTPEILNEGLNSIYTDMDITEAISLSRIIMNLELDEVETLKLPGRPEYIDGVSYWVIDEAEKNELIEDHFRCEDQRENQNIDLHILNGTGTPGLAGDVAREMEKFGFNINSIGNSDSFDHTDTEVFFTDEADRDTAREIAEYLQGKPVILSSDAEDADYPAGEGQIIIILGKNSLESDKI, from the coding sequence ATGAATAGATTACAGGAACTCACCAGAAAACACTGGATTTTAATCGCTGCAGCTGTATTTTTTTTCGCTGTAGGATTGTTTTTTGGAAGCTCATTTAATTCAAATTTAACTTCTGCTGAAAATAATCCTTTCACCAGCTCCCGGGTTAATCTACTCATTTCAGGATACGATACCGATCATCACGGCATCAGCAGAACAGATGCGATGATGGTTGTCAGTATAGATCCGGAAAAAGAGGATATGAGCATAGTTTCTGTCCCCCGGGATTCCCGGGTCAATATTCCCGATCGGGGAATAAATAAGGCAAATTCAGCCTACGCTTTTGGTGGAATAGATCTGACAATTGAAACTCTGGAAAGCCTATTAAAAATACCGATTGATTATTATGTAAATCTCGATTTTCAGGGGTTTGTAAGTGTTGTAGATGCTATAGGAGGAGTTGAAATTGAAATAGAACAGAGGATGGAATACCAGGATGAAGCCGGTAATCTGCATATAAATTTCGAACCCGGGAAAAAAACTCTGGATGGAGAAGAAGCTCTTGAATACGTTCGTTTTCGAGAACCAGCCAGAGGAGATATAGGCAGAATAAATCGCCAGCAAAAATTTGTCCGGGCAGTTCTGCAGAGAGTATCACGTCCGGGTATTGTATTTGATACGCCAGAAATTTTAAACGAGGGATTAAATTCAATTTATACAGATATGGATATTACAGAAGCTATTTCTCTATCGAGAATTATCATGAACTTAGAACTGGATGAAGTTGAAACCCTGAAATTACCCGGTCGTCCGGAATATATCGATGGGGTCAGCTACTGGGTTATAGATGAAGCAGAGAAAAACGAGTTAATTGAAGACCACTTTCGCTGTGAGGATCAGAGGGAAAATCAAAATATTGATCTTCACATACTAAACGGAACTGGAACTCCCGGCCTGGCAGGAGATGTTGCTCGCGAAATGGAGAAATTTGGATTTAATATAAACAGTATCGGCAACTCCGATAGTTTTGACCATACAGATACAGAAGTCTTTTTTACAGACGAGGCCGATAGAGATACTGCTCGAGAAATTGCTGAATATCTGCAGGGCAAGCCGGTAATTTTGAGCTCGGACGCCGAAGATGCTGATTATCCGGCTGGAGAAGGCCAGATTATAATAATTTTAGGAAAAAATTCTCTCGAATCAGATAAAATATAG
- the rsfS gene encoding ribosome silencing factor: MKAENSAREKALKIAEIAEDKKADGIVVLEVIKMTPIADFFVICSGSSEKQVDAIAREIEDEMAEQEIMPYRMAGRDQSRWKLLDYEDVIVHVFHSEERRFYNLERLWADAEKILEENSEQV; encoded by the coding sequence TTGAAAGCCGAAAATTCTGCCAGAGAAAAAGCGCTTAAAATAGCCGAAATAGCTGAGGACAAAAAGGCTGATGGCATTGTGGTTCTCGAAGTTATAAAAATGACTCCCATTGCTGACTTTTTTGTGATATGCAGCGGCAGCAGCGAGAAACAGGTGGATGCTATAGCCAGAGAGATCGAAGATGAAATGGCGGAACAGGAAATAATGCCCTACAGAATGGCGGGAAGAGATCAATCGCGCTGGAAGCTGCTCGATTATGAGGATGTAATTGTTCACGTCTTTCATTCTGAGGAAAGAAGATTTTATAATCTGGAGAGATTATGGGCGGATGCTGAAAAAATTCTGGAGGAAAACTCAGAACAGGTTTGA